The Pseudarthrobacter sulfonivorans genome includes a window with the following:
- a CDS encoding cytochrome b/b6 domain-containing protein, which yields MSTNTNNTATKPRKKWAKLAVAILVAVGCLGVVVLFAQWMRTLPAVQDFLTTYPGHVELPATASVGLPAWLGWQHFLNAFFILLIIRSGWFVRTTARPKEHWTRNNSGLIRTQGKPAKISLNLWFHLTLDVLWVLNGMIFVILLGVTGHWVRIVPTSWEVFPNALSTALQYASMNWPTENGWVNYNSLQVLAYFTTVFIASPLALITGLRMSGAWPKNAANLNKAYPIELARAVHFPVMLYFVFFIVVHVALVLTTGILRNLNHMYASNDGAGWTGFWIFAASLAVMVAAWFLARPLFLRPLASLTGKVSK from the coding sequence ATGTCGACGAATACCAACAACACAGCAACCAAGCCCAGGAAGAAGTGGGCAAAGCTTGCCGTGGCGATCCTCGTAGCGGTGGGATGTCTGGGTGTGGTTGTGCTATTCGCCCAATGGATGCGGACACTCCCGGCCGTGCAGGATTTCCTGACCACTTACCCCGGGCACGTCGAGCTGCCAGCCACGGCTTCTGTCGGTCTGCCAGCATGGCTGGGGTGGCAGCACTTCCTCAATGCCTTCTTCATCTTGCTGATCATCCGTTCAGGCTGGTTCGTGCGAACAACGGCGAGGCCAAAGGAGCATTGGACCCGGAACAACAGCGGCCTGATTAGGACCCAGGGCAAACCCGCCAAGATCAGCCTGAATCTCTGGTTCCATCTCACCCTGGATGTCCTTTGGGTCCTCAACGGGATGATTTTCGTGATCCTGCTGGGCGTCACCGGACACTGGGTACGTATCGTGCCCACGAGCTGGGAAGTTTTCCCTAATGCCCTATCAACCGCCCTGCAGTATGCCTCAATGAACTGGCCCACGGAGAACGGCTGGGTTAACTACAACAGCCTGCAGGTGCTGGCCTACTTCACTACGGTCTTCATCGCCTCGCCGCTCGCTCTGATCACTGGCTTGCGGATGTCGGGGGCGTGGCCCAAGAACGCAGCGAACCTCAACAAGGCCTATCCGATCGAACTGGCGCGCGCGGTCCACTTCCCGGTGATGCTCTACTTCGTTTTCTTCATCGTCGTCCACGTTGCTCTGGTGTTGACCACAGGCATCCTACGCAACCTAAACCACATGTATGCCAGCAACGATGGCGCTGGCTGGACCGGGTTTTGGATCTTCGCCGCCTCACTGGCCGTTATGGTCGCCGCCTGGTTCTTGGCCAGGCCGCTATTCCTTCGGCCCCTCGCCTCGCTCACGGGCAAAGTCAGCAAGTAG
- a CDS encoding electron transfer flavoprotein subunit alpha/FixB family protein: protein MTNVLALIETSSTGVIANTAPALIAAAAKLGTPVAVVATQPGAGDSLVEQLGMLGAQQVYIAESTQVGSLLVGPQLGALISATQALEPSAVVVANSIESRAAAGMFAARTRSGLLADVVDVKTDDGGAIIGVHSVFGGAYTVEATVSSAIAVITLRQGALDERAVEATPSVTTVSLDVESRTSAKIERVHAAGPDSGRPGLRGAVTVVSGGRGLGSKENFVLVEQLADALGGAVGASRAAVDAGYIEQGSQVGQTGITVSPQLYVALGISGAIQHRAGMQTAKTIVAINKDEDAPIFDVADFGIVGDVFTVVPQLIAAIGTRSN, encoded by the coding sequence ATGACAAACGTACTGGCACTAATCGAAACCTCATCCACAGGGGTCATCGCTAACACCGCCCCGGCACTTATTGCAGCGGCCGCCAAGCTCGGCACCCCCGTTGCTGTTGTAGCAACTCAACCAGGTGCCGGTGACAGCCTTGTCGAACAGCTCGGGATGTTGGGCGCCCAACAGGTTTACATCGCTGAGAGCACGCAGGTTGGAAGCCTGCTCGTGGGCCCTCAACTCGGAGCTCTAATATCCGCGACCCAGGCGTTGGAACCGTCAGCTGTCGTTGTCGCGAACTCGATCGAAAGCCGCGCGGCGGCTGGCATGTTTGCTGCCAGAACGCGCAGCGGGCTGCTGGCTGACGTAGTGGACGTCAAAACTGACGACGGAGGTGCAATCATCGGTGTGCACTCGGTTTTTGGCGGCGCCTACACCGTCGAAGCGACCGTGAGCTCCGCTATAGCGGTTATCACTCTGCGTCAGGGTGCCCTGGACGAGCGGGCGGTGGAAGCTACCCCTTCTGTCACAACCGTGTCCCTCGACGTCGAAAGCCGCACCTCCGCCAAGATTGAAAGAGTTCATGCTGCAGGTCCTGATTCCGGCAGGCCTGGGCTGCGAGGCGCAGTCACGGTGGTCTCCGGCGGACGAGGCCTGGGCTCCAAGGAGAACTTTGTGCTTGTGGAGCAGCTGGCTGATGCGCTGGGAGGAGCTGTCGGTGCGTCCCGGGCTGCCGTCGATGCCGGCTATATCGAGCAAGGCTCGCAGGTTGGCCAGACCGGCATCACCGTTTCACCGCAACTGTACGTCGCACTCGGGATCTCGGGAGCCATCCAGCACCGGGCTGGAATGCAGACAGCTAAGACCATCGTGGCAATCAACAAAGACGAAGACGCACCGATCTTTGACGTCGCGGACTTCGGCATTGTTGGCGACGTATTCACAGTCGTTCCCCAGCTGATCGCGGCCATAGGAACACGCTCCAACTAG
- a CDS encoding electron transfer flavoprotein subunit beta/FixA family protein — protein sequence MKIIVLIKQVPDTEEERKLDTSTGLLDREAGDRIADEITERALEVALRHKDGNKGSEVVVLTMGPLPAKEALRKALSMGADSAVHVVDERLEGADMALTAAVLAAAAKRTGFDLIIAGNESTDGRGGVVPAMVAEHLGLPLLPSLNSVEITEVSVRGEAALDIGSLTVSAELPALMSVTEWAAEARFPNFKGIISAKRKHVETLSLADIDLDSAATTTTPVLTTSQRPARTAGKKIVDDGTAAQELAEFLADRNLL from the coding sequence ATGAAAATCATTGTTCTGATAAAGCAGGTGCCCGATACAGAGGAAGAGCGCAAGCTTGATACCTCGACCGGCCTGCTGGACCGCGAAGCCGGCGATCGGATAGCGGATGAAATCACCGAGCGTGCGCTTGAAGTGGCCTTGCGCCACAAGGACGGCAACAAGGGCAGCGAGGTCGTGGTGCTGACCATGGGGCCGCTCCCCGCGAAGGAAGCCCTCCGTAAAGCCCTGTCGATGGGCGCAGACTCCGCTGTGCACGTAGTGGATGAACGCTTGGAGGGGGCGGATATGGCTTTAACGGCCGCGGTCCTTGCGGCAGCGGCGAAACGCACCGGCTTCGACCTCATCATCGCCGGAAATGAATCCACTGACGGACGGGGCGGTGTCGTACCAGCCATGGTGGCTGAACACCTCGGGCTGCCGCTGCTGCCCTCTTTGAACAGCGTCGAAATCACGGAGGTTTCCGTTCGTGGCGAGGCGGCTTTGGACATTGGAAGCCTGACCGTTAGCGCCGAATTGCCGGCGTTGATGTCGGTGACCGAATGGGCCGCCGAGGCCCGTTTCCCCAACTTCAAGGGCATCATCTCAGCCAAGCGCAAGCATGTTGAGACGCTGTCATTGGCCGATATTGATCTGGACTCCGCAGCAACGACCACTACACCTGTGCTCACCACTTCGCAGCGTCCGGCACGCACTGCCGGCAAGAAGATCGTCGACGACGGAACCGCCGCTCAAGAGCTCGCCGAGTTCCTCGCTGACCGCAACCTGCTCTGA
- a CDS encoding tripartite tricarboxylate transporter permease, producing the protein MDMIESFAEGFAVAATPLNLLLVLLGVFLGMVIGVLPGLGPTTTIAILLPITFALEAPSAIILLAGIYYGAMYGGTITSVLVKVPGEIASVVTTFDGHPMAKQGRSGPALGIAAIGSFVGGIVATFVLVLLAQPLARVAERFGAPELFMVAVVGILLVLAMGGQSLAKSGVMVAAGLLVASVGQDPVTGTARFTFGSLEALSGLDIVAVAMGLFGIGEVLANLKHNESQTPVAAKVHGVWPTKSDFRQSAGPIARGTLIGSVIGLLPGGGSVLSSMASYAAEKRISKTPERFGKGAIEGVAGPETANNAGSTMSFLPLLTLGLPTGTVMALLYGALLLQGVTPGPTLVADHPDIFWGVMASMLIGNLMLLALNLPLLGFFVRLLRVRAGIIAAITVVVTLIGVYSLNNSMFDVVTCVVAGIVGYGLRRLDFSPGPLVLAAVLGSILEINLRNSLAISGGDAAVFLTRPISLTLVLAVILVLIAGPVVRRLGKRRVNKVLAEVAGSDTPTRV; encoded by the coding sequence ATGGACATGATCGAATCTTTCGCTGAAGGTTTCGCGGTCGCGGCAACCCCGCTGAATTTGCTGCTCGTTCTGCTCGGCGTGTTCCTGGGGATGGTAATCGGCGTACTGCCCGGTCTCGGGCCGACCACGACGATTGCGATCTTGCTGCCAATCACGTTCGCCCTCGAAGCGCCGAGTGCGATTATCCTCCTGGCCGGTATCTATTACGGTGCAATGTACGGAGGGACCATCACCTCGGTGTTAGTGAAGGTTCCAGGCGAGATCGCATCCGTAGTGACCACCTTTGATGGGCACCCCATGGCCAAGCAGGGGCGTTCGGGGCCGGCGCTGGGAATCGCTGCGATCGGCTCCTTCGTGGGCGGCATTGTGGCGACCTTTGTCCTGGTTCTTCTGGCCCAGCCTTTGGCGCGGGTCGCAGAACGCTTCGGGGCACCGGAACTGTTCATGGTGGCCGTTGTCGGCATACTTTTGGTCCTCGCAATGGGCGGTCAGTCGCTGGCCAAGTCTGGCGTGATGGTCGCGGCCGGTCTACTGGTCGCAAGCGTCGGTCAAGATCCCGTCACCGGCACGGCAAGGTTCACGTTCGGTTCCCTGGAAGCGCTGAGCGGCTTGGACATCGTCGCCGTTGCAATGGGTCTCTTCGGGATCGGTGAGGTGCTTGCCAACCTTAAGCACAATGAATCCCAGACGCCCGTGGCAGCGAAGGTCCACGGCGTATGGCCGACGAAATCCGACTTCCGGCAGTCGGCGGGGCCGATCGCACGCGGCACGCTTATCGGCTCTGTGATCGGGCTTTTGCCCGGTGGCGGAAGTGTCCTCTCTTCCATGGCGTCGTACGCAGCCGAAAAGCGGATTTCCAAGACCCCGGAACGCTTCGGCAAGGGCGCGATCGAGGGAGTGGCGGGGCCGGAAACGGCCAACAATGCGGGTTCGACGATGAGTTTTTTGCCCCTGCTTACGCTTGGCCTGCCTACCGGAACCGTGATGGCTCTCCTGTACGGTGCCCTGTTACTCCAGGGAGTTACGCCCGGGCCTACCCTCGTTGCGGATCATCCGGACATCTTCTGGGGCGTGATGGCTTCGATGCTGATCGGAAACCTCATGCTGTTGGCCCTCAATCTACCGCTGCTCGGATTCTTCGTCCGACTGCTGCGGGTCCGTGCGGGCATCATCGCCGCCATCACCGTCGTGGTGACCCTGATCGGTGTGTACTCGCTAAACAACAGCATGTTCGATGTTGTGACATGCGTTGTGGCAGGGATTGTGGGCTACGGCCTGCGACGTCTCGACTTCAGCCCCGGCCCGCTTGTGCTGGCTGCCGTCTTGGGCAGCATTCTCGAGATCAACCTGCGGAACTCGCTGGCCATCTCCGGTGGCGACGCAGCTGTGTTCTTGACCCGGCCGATCTCCTTGACGCTAGTGCTGGCGGTGATTCTCGTCCTTATCGCAGGACCGGTAGTGAGGCGTCTCGGTAAACGAAGAGTAAACAAGGTCCTGGCGGAAGTGGCTGGAAGCGATACGCCGACCCGCGTCTAG
- a CDS encoding tripartite tricarboxylate transporter TctB family protein: MRERQMIGWRGAAAQQMYCAAALSLAAVALMVMSLPLGLSENGQMGSGLWPFLAASLLLVSAVAMVFGKPPKLDHERPGFPVWSFVLAIAVLFGFAVLLTSMGIFTASTVAAFIWLRFLAGESWRLSAIIAVALGAIVYGLFIQVLNIPLPVDAFLPR; encoded by the coding sequence ATGAGGGAGCGCCAGATGATCGGGTGGCGGGGCGCGGCTGCTCAACAAATGTATTGCGCTGCGGCACTCAGTCTTGCCGCCGTTGCGCTGATGGTCATGAGCCTGCCGTTGGGTCTGTCCGAGAACGGTCAAATGGGTTCAGGGTTATGGCCCTTCTTGGCGGCCTCACTCCTCCTGGTTTCCGCGGTCGCCATGGTTTTCGGCAAACCCCCCAAGCTCGATCACGAGCGGCCGGGCTTCCCGGTTTGGTCGTTTGTCCTCGCAATCGCGGTCCTTTTTGGGTTCGCGGTCCTGCTGACGTCCATGGGTATTTTCACTGCCTCGACGGTCGCAGCCTTCATTTGGCTGAGGTTCCTGGCCGGTGAATCTTGGCGGCTTTCAGCAATCATTGCAGTCGCCTTGGGTGCAATTGTCTATGGACTATTTATCCAGGTCCTGAACATTCCTCTTCCCGTCGACGCTTTCCTCCCGAGGTAG
- a CDS encoding tripartite tricarboxylate transporter substrate binding protein yields the protein MRIKKIVLAIAVVSSAAASLTGCAQQGGGSAESAYPEGPVKVLVPFAPGSATDVLARIWADCYERELGSPFVVENREGGSGSIGMTEAAASKPDGYTVVFGSSSSAVITPFNTKGAAYTVDSFTPVGQVALTNLYVAVPKDSPINSIEDLVEKGKTSTLVVADSGKTTLSGLVTEGLARNYGITVNHVTPSSMAEIKRGLDQGDYDMGLVTVDKQTVPWVLNKDLKALAVIGKSSPKWAPELKTLDELGFGEGQLAGPGNLGYWAVPAKTDGSIVDKLEATAATCLRDARVQETIGEFSLPAEPMASAKIQESLHSTAKSLEGLAKP from the coding sequence ATGCGTATCAAAAAGATAGTACTGGCCATAGCTGTTGTGAGCAGCGCTGCCGCATCGCTGACTGGTTGCGCTCAGCAAGGGGGCGGGAGCGCGGAGAGCGCCTACCCTGAGGGGCCCGTTAAGGTCCTGGTGCCTTTTGCCCCGGGTTCAGCCACGGACGTGCTGGCACGAATTTGGGCCGACTGCTACGAGCGCGAACTCGGCTCACCGTTCGTGGTCGAAAACAGGGAAGGTGGCAGCGGATCCATTGGTATGACTGAAGCCGCGGCTTCCAAGCCGGACGGCTACACCGTCGTGTTCGGCAGCTCGAGCAGTGCCGTCATCACACCGTTCAATACCAAGGGTGCCGCCTACACCGTCGATTCATTCACCCCGGTTGGACAAGTCGCGCTGACGAACCTATATGTGGCTGTTCCGAAGGACAGCCCCATCAACTCGATCGAGGATCTGGTTGAAAAAGGTAAAACTTCGACTCTCGTCGTCGCTGACAGTGGCAAGACGACACTGTCCGGCCTCGTGACAGAAGGGCTTGCGCGAAATTACGGCATCACAGTCAACCACGTCACGCCGTCGAGCATGGCAGAAATCAAACGTGGGCTGGACCAGGGTGACTACGACATGGGCCTCGTCACTGTCGACAAGCAAACCGTCCCTTGGGTTCTGAACAAGGATCTGAAGGCTCTGGCAGTCATTGGCAAGAGTTCACCCAAATGGGCGCCGGAGTTGAAGACGCTGGACGAGCTCGGTTTCGGCGAGGGGCAGCTCGCAGGGCCCGGCAATCTAGGCTATTGGGCAGTTCCGGCCAAAACCGACGGATCGATCGTTGACAAACTTGAGGCGACGGCCGCCACCTGCCTCCGGGATGCCCGTGTGCAAGAGACCATTGGGGAGTTCTCCCTTCCTGCGGAGCCGATGGCATCGGCGAAGATCCAGGAATCCCTGCACTCGACGGCTAAATCGCTTGAAGGACTGGCGAAACCCTGA
- a CDS encoding class I adenylate-forming enzyme family protein: MISALTGPGDILPASSANFGDKTALITAPLTLSYTELEDISARVAGGLRDLGVKEGDVVSLFSPNRWEWIVAYHAVLRLGAVVNPINGMLTLEEVRFILKDCEAVAILTTADNAQDIAAHADPGLALQHIISFDPEDSGLVTFDSLIRAARIEENVVVDPLATSTIGYTSGTTGHPKGAEQSHRAVLLNCAMTATMHARTDRDVVVTGLPTPHVYGNVSVNSTFMAGGTVVLMDRFDAPKALGLIEKHSATMIEGVPAMYSMMLADPAIEAHDLSSLTRSTVGGQTIATSTVEAWQNITGARLIELWGMTEVAGLGATHSVYAPPVPGSIGVSLPGVELRIANLDDVTREAERGTPGELMVRGPIVMNGYYRNPVETKKNIESDGWLHTGDIARMDDTGHVFIVDRRKDMIITAGYNVYPAEIERVVAGHPAVALVAVGPLPDEVRGELACAYVVLKHGTSVTEEELINFTKDHLAPYKRPRLIKFVKSLPQTSTGKIMRRKLADASP; encoded by the coding sequence ATGATATCTGCCCTAACCGGCCCGGGGGACATCCTGCCGGCTTCCAGTGCCAACTTCGGCGACAAGACCGCACTGATTACGGCCCCGCTGACCCTAAGCTACACCGAACTTGAGGACATCTCGGCCCGGGTCGCCGGTGGTCTGCGCGACCTCGGTGTCAAAGAAGGCGATGTCGTCTCGCTCTTCAGCCCCAACCGTTGGGAATGGATCGTCGCGTATCACGCCGTACTGCGCCTTGGCGCGGTCGTGAACCCGATCAACGGCATGCTGACGCTCGAGGAAGTACGATTCATCCTCAAGGACTGCGAAGCCGTAGCAATCCTTACCACCGCTGATAATGCCCAGGACATCGCTGCGCACGCTGATCCGGGCTTGGCCCTGCAGCACATCATCAGTTTCGATCCCGAGGACTCCGGCCTGGTGACGTTCGATTCGCTGATCCGCGCGGCCAGGATCGAGGAGAACGTCGTCGTGGATCCCCTCGCCACCTCCACCATCGGATACACCTCCGGCACCACCGGCCACCCCAAGGGCGCCGAGCAGTCACACCGCGCCGTCCTGCTCAACTGCGCCATGACAGCAACGATGCACGCACGCACGGACCGGGACGTCGTAGTCACCGGACTTCCCACTCCGCACGTTTACGGCAATGTGAGTGTCAACAGCACATTCATGGCGGGAGGAACAGTGGTGCTGATGGACCGCTTCGATGCCCCCAAGGCGTTGGGCCTGATCGAAAAACACTCCGCGACCATGATCGAGGGCGTTCCGGCCATGTACTCCATGATGTTGGCCGATCCAGCGATAGAAGCCCACGACCTCAGCTCACTGACCCGTTCCACGGTGGGTGGGCAGACAATCGCCACCAGCACGGTGGAGGCCTGGCAAAACATCACCGGCGCGCGGCTGATCGAGCTGTGGGGCATGACAGAAGTCGCCGGCCTGGGTGCCACCCATTCCGTGTATGCGCCGCCGGTGCCGGGATCAATTGGCGTTAGCCTGCCCGGTGTCGAACTGCGGATCGCCAACCTGGACGACGTCACAAGGGAGGCCGAACGGGGGACCCCAGGCGAATTGATGGTGCGCGGCCCGATTGTCATGAATGGGTACTACCGAAACCCGGTAGAAACCAAGAAGAACATCGAAAGTGACGGCTGGCTGCATACCGGGGACATCGCCAGGATGGACGACACCGGCCACGTCTTCATCGTCGACCGGCGCAAGGACATGATCATCACCGCGGGCTATAACGTCTACCCGGCCGAGATCGAACGGGTCGTAGCCGGACACCCCGCCGTAGCACTCGTCGCAGTAGGCCCTTTGCCCGATGAAGTACGAGGCGAACTCGCCTGCGCCTACGTCGTCCTAAAACATGGAACAAGCGTCACCGAAGAAGAGCTCATCAACTTCACCAAGGACCACCTGGCACCCTACAAACGTCCCCGTTTAATCAAGTTCGTCAAAAGCCTTCCGCAAACCTCAACGGGCAAGATCATGCGCCGAAAACTAGCCGACGCTTCGCCCTAA
- a CDS encoding MmgE/PrpD family protein: MSEMQNAGLTHRLAEFIVGFAASGVTDESLREAERAFIDTIGVAIAASGDETMTRLLEALDTHASVGPARSLIGSPSRQPAQMALVNGTASHALDFDDVTEEIQGHPSTVLVPVALAVGEEIGAGGRDVLEAYLVGYHTEFLLASILDGPKHYALGWHATATLGVIGAAAASAYLYKLGVEQTVMALAISGTMAAGSRRNFGTMTKPLHAGLAASHGIEAAQLARAGFTASEVMLEAQYGFLGLFGLGTDLARADTISVPIHGLGEHKLSVKKYPACFNTHRTIDAVLDCGPLDAGDVERIEVTVQTAGLEPLIHHRPTTGLEAKFSLEYTAAAALFDGGVSLESFENAAVNRPDLQALLRKVSVTESPTPPTGSPGWHAGYSCVSVVMRDGNVVSSRRDQPRGHASAPLTDAELHEKFVDCVQYTTGDKQEQLLAALDNLRAVSDIRELPFPTMREGV, translated from the coding sequence ATGAGCGAAATGCAAAACGCCGGCCTCACCCATCGTCTGGCAGAATTCATCGTTGGTTTCGCCGCCTCAGGGGTTACCGATGAGAGTCTGCGCGAAGCCGAGCGGGCCTTCATCGATACGATCGGTGTCGCCATCGCCGCCTCAGGTGATGAAACCATGACCAGGTTGCTGGAGGCCCTCGACACCCATGCATCGGTCGGTCCCGCACGGTCCCTTATCGGCTCGCCGTCCCGTCAGCCCGCTCAGATGGCGCTGGTTAACGGAACCGCTAGCCACGCCTTGGACTTCGACGACGTTACCGAAGAGATCCAGGGACACCCCAGCACTGTGCTGGTTCCGGTCGCCCTGGCAGTGGGTGAGGAAATCGGGGCCGGCGGTCGCGACGTGCTTGAAGCCTATTTGGTCGGTTACCACACGGAGTTCCTGCTTGCGAGCATCCTCGACGGCCCCAAGCACTACGCCCTCGGCTGGCATGCCACAGCGACCCTGGGTGTCATCGGCGCAGCTGCAGCTTCGGCGTACTTGTACAAGCTCGGCGTTGAGCAAACTGTGATGGCACTGGCAATTTCCGGGACCATGGCAGCCGGCAGCCGTCGCAATTTCGGGACCATGACAAAACCCCTCCACGCAGGTCTGGCAGCCTCGCACGGCATCGAGGCCGCGCAGCTCGCCCGCGCCGGGTTTACCGCCAGCGAGGTCATGCTCGAGGCGCAATACGGCTTCCTGGGTCTGTTTGGCCTCGGCACGGATCTCGCCCGGGCCGACACAATCAGTGTGCCCATCCACGGGCTGGGCGAGCACAAGCTCTCCGTCAAGAAGTACCCGGCGTGCTTCAACACACACCGCACCATCGACGCGGTCCTGGACTGTGGTCCCCTCGACGCCGGTGACGTGGAACGAATCGAGGTCACCGTGCAAACCGCCGGGCTGGAACCGCTGATCCATCACCGGCCGACCACCGGCCTCGAGGCGAAATTCAGCCTCGAGTACACCGCAGCAGCAGCCCTTTTCGATGGGGGCGTCTCCCTTGAATCATTTGAAAACGCAGCTGTGAATAGGCCTGACCTCCAAGCCCTGCTGCGCAAAGTCTCGGTCACCGAAAGCCCGACACCGCCAACAGGGTCACCCGGCTGGCATGCAGGCTACTCGTGCGTTTCAGTCGTGATGCGCGATGGAAACGTCGTTAGCTCACGCCGCGATCAACCCCGTGGCCATGCCAGTGCACCCCTAACGGACGCGGAGCTGCACGAAAAGTTCGTCGACTGTGTCCAGTACACCACCGGGGATAAGCAGGAGCAGCTCCTCGCCGCGCTTGACAACCTGCGGGCAGTCAGCGACATCCGGGAACTCCCTTTCCCCACCATGAGAGAAGGCGTCTGA
- a CDS encoding enoyl-CoA hydratase/isomerase family protein — MSNVEEEVLFEIRDRVAYITMNRPESRNALSQAVVARLAEVFTVAAEDNDVWAIVLTGAGDRAFCAGGDLKELNQIAQEGRRFPVPMTGTERNLFELVLEVGKPTIASLNGPAVAGGFELALACDIRIAAEHSTIGMPEAKRGMGANFATVLLPRLVPRSVALSMLYTGELMAPSEALHWGLVNAVHPADQLAKETEEFVRSIVANAPLALRRYKEMVTKGWELSVQAALRLNVGPNPYLSADREEGVRAFIEKRAPRWEGK, encoded by the coding sequence ATGAGCAACGTTGAAGAGGAAGTACTGTTCGAAATCCGGGACAGGGTCGCCTATATCACCATGAACCGGCCCGAAAGCCGCAACGCATTAAGCCAAGCGGTAGTAGCTCGCCTGGCCGAGGTGTTTACCGTGGCAGCGGAGGACAACGACGTTTGGGCCATCGTCCTGACAGGGGCGGGGGATCGCGCGTTCTGCGCCGGCGGGGACCTTAAGGAGCTGAATCAGATCGCTCAGGAAGGCCGACGATTCCCCGTGCCGATGACAGGCACCGAAAGGAATCTGTTCGAGCTGGTGCTGGAAGTGGGCAAGCCGACCATCGCGTCCCTTAACGGCCCAGCGGTGGCTGGCGGATTCGAACTGGCTCTTGCATGCGACATCAGGATAGCTGCCGAGCACTCGACTATAGGTATGCCTGAAGCCAAGCGTGGAATGGGCGCGAACTTCGCCACTGTGTTGCTGCCCAGGCTGGTTCCCCGGTCCGTGGCGCTTTCCATGCTGTACACCGGCGAACTCATGGCACCCTCGGAAGCCTTGCATTGGGGCTTGGTCAATGCCGTGCATCCGGCTGATCAGCTGGCAAAGGAGACCGAAGAATTTGTCCGGAGTATCGTCGCGAACGCGCCCCTGGCTCTCCGACGCTACAAGGAGATGGTCACGAAGGGCTGGGAGCTCTCGGTCCAGGCAGCGCTACGGCTCAATGTGGGACCGAACCCTTACCTGAGCGCTGACCGTGAAGAAGGTGTCCGCGCCTTCATCGAAAAGCGGGCGCCCCGATGGGAAGGGAAATGA
- a CDS encoding CaiB/BaiF CoA transferase family protein — protein sequence MNSLTGIRVVDLTASVAGPFATQILGDLGADVIKIERVGTGDDTRAWGPPFWQGESASFLALNRNKRSLSVDVKTPEGRKIVRELLDTADVFIQNLRPGAAAKLGFSREELAKTNPGIIVCDISGFGPRGAMKDDPAYDPLLQGFGGLMSLTGEQGGPPVRIPASILDQGTAMWSVIGILEALRTRDRTGVGSLVQTSLLGSALQWLPAQVTGYLADGTIPQRLGSGTVGIAPYQAFATADGHLIIAAGNDRLYDRLCSMLERPDLLTDERFVDNPSRVRNRVELAFEIEKSTKSFETEELAAALSAVDVPVAAIHTLDQVLAHDQVHALGLIHEYPHPRISDYQTMATPVEFDGSFTPVRHVPPLLGQHTVEVLSDLGYDQKAIDELVAEGVVDTDSKAEHQ from the coding sequence ATGAATTCGCTCACCGGAATTCGCGTTGTCGACCTGACTGCAAGCGTTGCGGGTCCCTTCGCCACGCAAATACTGGGCGACCTCGGGGCCGACGTCATCAAAATCGAGCGCGTCGGAACGGGGGATGACACACGAGCATGGGGACCGCCATTCTGGCAAGGCGAAAGCGCATCTTTCCTGGCGCTGAACCGCAACAAGAGAAGCCTCAGCGTCGACGTCAAGACTCCGGAGGGCCGCAAAATAGTTCGCGAACTCCTGGACACCGCCGACGTGTTCATCCAGAACCTCAGGCCGGGCGCAGCAGCAAAACTGGGCTTCTCCCGGGAAGAGCTCGCTAAGACCAACCCCGGAATCATCGTCTGCGACATCAGCGGATTCGGTCCACGCGGTGCGATGAAGGATGACCCGGCCTATGACCCGCTGCTGCAAGGCTTCGGCGGTCTGATGAGTCTGACTGGTGAGCAGGGCGGGCCGCCGGTGCGCATCCCGGCTTCCATCCTCGATCAGGGCACGGCCATGTGGAGCGTTATCGGCATCCTCGAAGCCCTGCGGACACGCGATCGCACCGGCGTGGGATCCCTGGTCCAGACGTCGCTGCTCGGCTCAGCGCTGCAATGGCTGCCCGCCCAGGTCACCGGGTACCTCGCTGACGGGACGATCCCTCAGCGGCTCGGTTCCGGCACGGTAGGGATCGCCCCGTACCAAGCGTTCGCAACGGCTGACGGGCACCTCATCATTGCCGCCGGTAACGACAGGCTGTACGACCGGCTGTGCAGCATGCTCGAACGGCCGGACCTTCTTACCGATGAACGATTCGTGGACAATCCAAGTCGAGTCCGCAACCGGGTCGAGCTCGCATTTGAGATCGAGAAGTCAACCAAGTCCTTCGAGACCGAAGAGCTTGCCGCTGCCCTATCAGCGGTCGACGTGCCCGTAGCGGCCATCCACACGCTCGACCAGGTACTGGCCCACGACCAGGTTCATGCGCTTGGCCTTATCCACGAATACCCCCACCCGCGGATTTCTGACTACCAAACCATGGCCACGCCAGTGGAGTTCGACGGCTCGTTCACCCCGGTCCGTCACGTCCCCCCGCTATTGGGCCAGCACACGGTAGAGGTGCTGTCCGACCTAGGGTACGACCAAAAAGCCATCGATGAACTCGTTGCTGAGGGCGTCGTCGACACCGATTCGAAAGCAGAGCACCAATGA